TCACACCACTGCAAACAAAgtgagtaaataaataaaacacatccttaacttaaagtattaatcccacactgttaaaatgtaaatttaaagaataataaaaagttAAAGATTTATATTACAACTTTCTTCCTCAATATTatgatttcctttttaaaatattatcacttttttacttgaaatattAACTTTGAGTAAAGTACCTCATCAACATTgttactgaagtacagtacttgagtaaatgtacttagttacattctgcTGGTTTTTACTTGGAACAGATGAAGTTAAGCTGGTTCTTATCGTCGATCAATTTGACCCAAGTTCCATTTCGGTCCATGGCTCCAGACATGTTGCAGTCGTCCCCAGGCTGGCCGGGGCCCCAGTTGGTGTAGTGGACCGTCTCGTCACTGACCCAGAACCAGAAGTCCAGAGTGCAGGTGTAGCGCAGTCCCAGCCACACGTGGGGAGTGGAGGCCATCTTGGCTCTCTCCTGGACCCAGCGCTGATCGTCCAGGTTGGTGATGGAGACAAGGTCGCCATGGTGATGTCtgcagtaatataacgcatcCTCCCAGATCATGCTCTCCTTGATCAGGATCACTGAATCTGTCAGGGGAGAAGGAGAGTTAATCAGGGGAAAAGTCAGTCAGAGGCGGAGCCAATTAGTGGTGGAGCCAATCATGGGCAGAGACCCAAATGCTCCGCCCGTGGAGacaaacacaggacagtttaAATAACAgctgtaacatttgttttaaatctaacaagtagtttgttgtattttagcagaactgagaacactttacCTGCTTATTTATCGCGAGTTATATCATTATCAAGATATTCAACAACGATGAACCTCATACCGTGCGGCCATAATTCttataataaactaataaagtGAATCATTGAACAGATGTAGATGTACAGTACCGTTAGATAGACCTTCTGATAAACTCACCGTTGTAGCAGAAGAAGGGTTTGGTTTTATTACAGTCATCAGAGTTCCAATTTCCATCTAACGTAGTCATAGCACATGTCTTCTCAGGTTGACCTTTATCCCAGGATCTGAAAGAGAAACTGCTCCCATCTGACCAACTCCAGTCAGAGTCTCTGAACAGGCCGATCCAGAAAGTTTCTGCATCATTCTGGCGCTGTGTCTTGAAGTCTTCTAGCTGTTTGACTCCACTGATCAGGTCATTGTAATTGTCTTTGCAGTATCTCTGAGCTTCTTGCCAGCTCTTCTTGTCTTCACTGATATAAAATGTTTTGCCGGATTTCTTGTTTTCtatgaaacacacagaaaaactttttagtttttatttagtctCATAAAAATTTTACATTACTCTTATTTCAAAACAATAATGTGATATCAATCAGTAATTAATCAGTAATCACTAATTCCCATCAGTGGTTAGTTCTGTCCGGTGGCCGACACGGGCAAACacactgcaacttaatgaaacacgcaaatacactaaacacaaacaaattaaaggtgcactatgacttcctgcatgacgtcacttctgttgacgttccaagtaaattccaaacaaaacagagcaagctcgccccttCCCCCAATGTTTCTGTAACTGTCAGGACTAACTGAttaactgtcactaacccccatCCCCTCCACCAGCCAtcttgtctgtgattggctggagtggtttgttgtattttggtgcacagcctgtgcccctagtgtttgatGTTTACGAGCCCTGTGATGTCTCCTGAGACCGGCCTTTTTCACCGTGTGTTCAGCGAGCAGGCAGCTAGCGGGTCAAGGAGAGACGCCTacaatttgagacaaaaatgaaatcgcgctgaaaccatgcaggaactcatagtgcacctttatgAAAATATCTTCAtcaatttgacaacacatgcgcagcatttagcaaacacgctgcatatacacacacaacacaaccaaatacactgtaaatacagaaacaatgcaaaaagaaaagcacacaaactctGAAAATAAATCAGTCATAGATCAAGGTGTTCCACTTCGCGCCccccctagaggcctggagaacttcttttttgaattgtgttttgtgtatttggttgtattgtgtgtatttggttgtgttgtgtgtatttgcagcacatttgctaaatgctgcgcatgtgttgtcaaattaatgaagatgttttcttaatttgcttgtgttttgtctatttgcgtgtgttttatTAAGTTGAAGTGTGTTTGTCCCTGTTGGTACCACTCTATGGAACAAACCACTTCTGGGGTTTTTTAGGGGAGAACAGACTCTATGAGCCACATATTCTCACCGTCATAGCAGATAAAGTTATAGGGTGTAGTACAGGAGTCATCATCCCATTTGTCATCCTTCATCTTCATCCTCACACAATTCTCATGATTGTTTAAATTATTCGGCTGTCCTTCAGACCAGTCACTCTCGTTGAACCCCACCCCTGACTGAGACCAGCGCCACACACATTTTGGTGTGTTGTCCTGCAGCCCAATCCAGGCTCCGGCTTCATACTTTGCAGTCGTGGAGTTAAGGAGTCTCTGCATGTCTGCCTGGTTAGCCACTGTGGCCAGGTTAGTGTGGTACTTTCTGCAATACTTCTGGGCTTCTTTCCAGCTCTTCTTCTCTCCAATGAAGTGGTAGTCATACAGCTTACCCCCAATGGAGGAACTCTGACCTGATAACAGAGAAGAAACTGCAGCGATGGTGCTGATAGTTAGACAAGCATCTGTTCATTAAAACGTAACTGTCATTCcatttttagtgctgccttttatattcaattcaacaTCCAATTTGTTCAACAAAAGGAAGATGGAAATGATTTCCgttcatttgttttaacatttaaatttaacaagcagtttgttgtattttatacactttatctgtttattatttattattataagttaTATCATTATATCATTAAACAGATGTAGATTTACTGTACCGTTAGACAGACCTTCTGTTAAACTCACCATTGTAGCAGAAGAAGGGTTTTTCTTCATCACAGTCATGGGAGCTCCAATTTCCATTTGACGTAGTCATAGCACATGTCTTCTTAGAATCTGGATCTTGTTTATCATCTTTATCCCAGGATCTGAAAGAGAAACTGCTCCCATCTGACCAACTCCAGCAGTCTCTGAACAGGCCGATCCAGAAAGGATCATCATCATTTGGGGGCTTCTTTACATAGTTCGGGGGCTGTGTCTTGAAGTCTTTTAGCTGTTTGACTCCACTGATCAGGTCAGTGTAATTTCTTTTGCAGTAGCTCTGAGCCTCCGGCCAGGTCATTTCAGTGTAAATGATATAAAATGCTTTGCCGGATTCATTGCGTTCTGtggaacacacagacaaactttttaatttttatttagtcTCATACAATCCTACATTATTcttatttcaaaaaaataatgtgaTATAATTTCAGAGACGGACCTCCCCTAAAAAATTTCCCCATGAGTTAGTTTgttccagcatcattctgacctaTATACAGGTTTCTAGTggtggcgccctctagtggccgtagtagttctgacgggagcaaagcaggaagtaaggtcaGGAAGTATGAAGGCGATTACACACCAACCTAGACGGCCGACCGCCGGCagtaaagccagtcggactgatcagtgtccccgagttggtccaaaaagttcctcagaacaccgaagagacgagaggtaatacgtctccataacagctaatctgtattgttgcccaaaaaatgaaaaccggcaacTGATTGGACAAActcgtcacatgggtttgttttctccgtaaattcaaagccagactgtcatggcggctcgttcagaataagatctcatattggactaaaattgttcaccgaaacgtgtttctgaaaacattttaagagagaaataggccgtgcagttgctgaatctgtcttcatttcacatcagtcagattttcatcagattttgagagactctagtcacgctcattccactcgccatttccgggtgagtcccgactgccctgcctccgactgaacatgtcaggttgacagcccctcagactgacgacggcacgggacacacggaacagactcgagtcaccgacctcgccagactgtccgacggccgattatcggcttggtgtgtcagcgccttaagagCGCCAAATGTCCTGGTAAGGAGGCAAATTTGGGTTGGAGAGGGGAGAaagggtcaaacaaacaggactttcacccaggaactGGTgggcagaaaaagttgttgtttggcagtactttcagtcaaaagaaggccattgaagtccagctacatgttcaatctgttcaatgctgattggtctggtggtggcgaggaccctaaactatacacaacatggccgctgttacaacatctggtatgAAAACAtgtgaaagaatacgagttgtgcacgaaggaatctccagacagcagccagaatgctaaaccctaaccaaactgggaccgttaccttctctggtttagatgtGAAGACGGAAAACTCTCCTCTGGGTCAGATTAGAGAGGGGGGGACAAAAGTCAGAacaactacagccactagagggcgccaccactatacaaacataaatataggtcagaatgatgctggaacAAACCACTTCTGGGGGAGTTTTTTAGGGGAGAACAGACTCTATGCACCACATATTCTCACCGTCATAGCAGATAAAGTTATATTTTGTAGTACAAGAGTCGTCATCCCATGTGTCATTCTTCATCCTCACACAGTTCTCACGATTGCCTACATTATTCGGCTGTCCTGGAGACCATTTACTCTCGTTGTACTCCACCCCTGACTGAGACCAGCGCCAGTCTTGCTGCAGCCCAATCCAGGCTCCGTCTGGATACTTTGCAGTCGTGGAGTTAAGGAGTCTCTTCATGTCTGTC
The Perca fluviatilis chromosome 9, GENO_Pfluv_1.0, whole genome shotgun sequence genome window above contains:
- the LOC120565589 gene encoding macrophage mannose receptor 1-like, producing the protein MVKMQWSLFVFIVMGQCSSIGGQLYDYHFIGENKTWKEAQKYCRKNHTDLATVSNQTDMKRLLNSTTAKYPDGAWIGLQQDWRWSQSGVEYNESKWSPGQPNNVGNRENCVRMKNDTWDDDSCTTKYNFICYDDSVILIKESMIWEDALYYCRHHHGDLVSITNLDDQRWVQERAKMASTPHVWLGLRYTCTLDFWFWVSDETVHYTNWGPGQPGDDCNMSGAMDRNGTWVKLIDDKNQLNFICSK